A DNA window from Parabacteroides johnsonii DSM 18315 contains the following coding sequences:
- a CDS encoding DUF3857 domain-containing protein yields the protein MKYLSILASALLTTASAYGQSGESCRMAPDPTLQKPELYAGYDCVNLLDSTAVTVQPTGSGSFTVCKIVKVMNTRGAVANRILKYDYDPLTAHAEFHRVTIYKANGDVINLDITKQQDYAAPARAIYWGARQIMMEVGRLDPGDIIDYQINKKGFTYALLASGTGDDESRFIPPMRGQFYDIVPFWATEPTVRKVYKVNIPMEKEMQFQFYQGECTSSMRYEDGQKAYTFVSTDIMPTQREPNMVDLFDAAPKLMMSSTPRWQDKSLWFNKVNEDYGSFDAIPEAQKKVDELIKGKKTEMEKIAVLTHWVADNIRYSGISMGKGEGYTLHNLKMNYTDRCGVCKDIAGTLVAFLRMAGFEAYPAMTMAGSRVESIPADHFNHCVAVVKLSNGTYMPLDPTWVPFCRELWSSAEQQQNYLPGVPEGSDLCLTPVSAPENHYVRIKADNKLDAKGTLTGQFTITAEGQSDSNIRRIFTTGWQSQWQSALESQLLAVSPKARLISVDYGKNPKNYQAAPIKMTFRYEIPGYALPGEREMLFKPLVMNNLYNQVKSYLRINTDLEERRYGFKDACSRLVELDETIQLPAGYKLVGDEKEDNVQSSAADFEGSLRQDGNKVMLHQKLALKKRVYEAGDWNGFRNAVNAHKSFGDYIIIKQ from the coding sequence ATGAAGTATTTATCTATTCTCGCATCCGCCCTTCTCACCACGGCGTCCGCCTATGGACAAAGCGGGGAAAGTTGCCGGATGGCACCCGACCCGACTTTGCAGAAGCCGGAATTATATGCAGGTTACGACTGCGTGAACCTGCTTGACAGTACCGCTGTGACCGTGCAGCCTACCGGCTCCGGCTCATTCACTGTCTGCAAGATCGTCAAAGTCATGAACACACGCGGAGCAGTCGCCAATCGCATCCTTAAATACGATTACGACCCGCTGACAGCACATGCAGAATTCCATCGTGTGACCATCTACAAAGCCAACGGCGACGTGATCAACCTCGACATCACCAAGCAGCAGGATTATGCCGCTCCCGCCCGCGCCATCTATTGGGGAGCACGGCAGATCATGATGGAAGTAGGCCGTCTCGATCCGGGAGATATCATCGACTACCAAATCAACAAGAAGGGTTTCACCTACGCCCTGCTGGCTTCCGGTACAGGTGACGATGAATCCCGTTTCATCCCGCCTATGCGCGGACAATTCTATGACATCGTTCCTTTCTGGGCGACTGAACCGACCGTCCGCAAGGTATATAAGGTAAATATCCCGATGGAGAAAGAGATGCAGTTCCAGTTCTATCAGGGAGAATGTACCTCCTCCATGCGTTACGAGGATGGACAGAAAGCCTATACATTCGTCAGTACGGACATCATGCCGACTCAGCGCGAGCCGAACATGGTCGACCTGTTCGACGCCGCACCTAAACTGATGATGTCGTCCACACCACGCTGGCAGGACAAATCCCTTTGGTTCAATAAAGTGAACGAAGACTACGGCAGTTTCGACGCTATCCCGGAAGCCCAAAAGAAAGTGGATGAACTGATCAAAGGCAAAAAGACAGAAATGGAAAAGATAGCCGTTCTCACTCATTGGGTAGCCGACAATATCCGCTACTCCGGTATTTCAATGGGTAAAGGTGAAGGCTACACGCTGCATAACCTGAAAATGAATTACACGGACCGTTGCGGTGTTTGTAAAGATATTGCCGGTACCTTGGTCGCTTTCCTGCGTATGGCAGGCTTCGAAGCCTATCCGGCTATGACAATGGCCGGCAGCCGGGTGGAAAGCATCCCGGCCGACCACTTCAACCACTGTGTCGCCGTCGTGAAACTTTCCAACGGGACCTATATGCCGCTCGATCCGACCTGGGTTCCTTTCTGCCGCGAATTGTGGAGCAGTGCCGAACAGCAGCAAAACTACTTGCCGGGGGTTCCCGAAGGTTCCGACCTCTGCCTCACACCGGTTTCCGCACCGGAAAACCATTACGTCCGTATCAAAGCCGACAATAAGCTGGATGCCAAAGGCACGCTGACCGGACAGTTCACGATTACAGCCGAAGGGCAGTCAGACAGCAATATCCGTCGCATCTTCACCACCGGATGGCAGTCTCAATGGCAGTCCGCACTGGAAAGCCAACTCCTGGCCGTTTCGCCTAAGGCACGCCTTATCAGCGTGGATTATGGCAAAAACCCGAAGAATTACCAGGCAGCACCGATCAAAATGACATTCCGTTATGAAATACCCGGCTATGCCCTTCCAGGAGAAAGAGAAATGTTGTTCAAGCCATTGGTAATGAATAATCTCTACAACCAGGTAAAAAGCTATCTGCGCATCAACACCGACCTCGAAGAACGCCGGTATGGGTTCAAGGATGCCTGCTCGCGTCTGGTCGAACTGGACGAAACGATTCAACTCCCCGCAGGCTATAAGTTAGTGGGTGACGAAAAAGAAGACAATGTGCAAAGTTCTGCCGCCGACTTCGAAGGTTCCCTCCGCCAAGACGGTAACAAAGTGATGCTGCACCAAAAGTTAGCATTAAAGAAACGCGTGTACGAAGCAGGCGACTGGAATGGGTTCCGCAACGCCGTGAACGCACATAAGTCATTCGGGGATTATATCATCATCAAACAATAG
- a CDS encoding AMP-binding protein, with translation MDNGQLIIKRHPDNCQLSTINCQLSEFISDWKSPSPYLEVQTSGSTGVPKRITVRKEQMVNSARLTCDYLGLRQRDKALLCMPLRYIAGKMMVVRSLVAGLDLIVREPSGHPMADIDMPLRFAAMIPLQVYNTLQVPEERERLCQTEILIIGGGSIDRELEAQIQELPICAYSTYGMTETLSHIALRRLNGPEASSYYTPFPSVKLSLSADGTLVIDAPLVADETLVTNDVAELLPDGRFRILGRKDNIINSGGIKIQAETVEEALRPVISANFAITSVPDPKFGEAMVLLITAGNDHFLGQVTAFSLTGKQSISLPENSLLSEWEEKIFEILPKYQRPKHILPIEAIPLTGSGKIDRAACRKLAKQLTMDN, from the coding sequence ATGGACAATGGACAATTGATAATTAAGAGACATCCCGATAATTGCCAATTATCAACTATCAATTGTCAGTTATCGGAATTTATTTCCGACTGGAAGTCTCCCTCTCCTTATTTGGAGGTACAGACTTCCGGCTCGACCGGTGTGCCCAAACGAATCACAGTCCGCAAGGAGCAAATGGTAAACAGCGCCCGCCTCACCTGCGATTATTTAGGTTTACGACAAAGAGATAAAGCTCTCCTTTGTATGCCACTCCGGTACATTGCCGGAAAGATGATGGTCGTCCGCTCACTTGTGGCAGGGTTGGATCTGATCGTGCGTGAACCTTCCGGACATCCGATGGCAGATATCGACATGCCGCTCCGGTTCGCCGCCATGATCCCGTTACAAGTGTACAACACATTACAAGTACCGGAAGAACGGGAACGTCTTTGCCAAACCGAGATACTGATTATCGGCGGCGGCTCCATCGACCGTGAACTGGAAGCCCAGATACAAGAATTGCCTATCTGCGCCTACTCCACCTACGGAATGACGGAAACACTTTCGCATATTGCTCTTCGAAGGTTGAACGGACCGGAAGCCTCTTCTTATTACACACCTTTCCCGTCTGTCAAACTATCACTCTCGGCAGACGGCACACTGGTAATAGACGCTCCTCTCGTCGCCGATGAAACGCTCGTCACGAACGATGTCGCCGAACTGCTCCCGGACGGTCGTTTCCGCATCTTGGGAAGGAAAGACAACATCATCAACAGCGGAGGCATCAAGATACAGGCAGAGACCGTGGAGGAAGCCTTACGTCCCGTTATTTCTGCTAACTTTGCCATAACATCCGTTCCTGACCCGAAGTTCGGAGAAGCAATGGTTTTATTGATCACCGCAGGGAACGACCACTTCCTTGGCCAGGTAACAGCCTTTTCCCTTACTGGAAAACAGTCTATCTCCTTACCGGAGAACAGCCTCCTTTCCGAATGGGAAGAAAAGATATTTGAAATATTACCCAAATACCAGCGCCCGAAGCACATCCTTCCAATCGAAGCCATTCCCCTCACCGGTAGCGGGAAGATCGATCGGGCGGCATGCCGGAAACTGGCAAAGCAATTGACAATGGACAATTGA
- a CDS encoding o-succinylbenzoate synthase — MIHIDICSKELLFKKPATTSRGTYTKRKSWFITLSSDDRPGHKGIGECAPLPYLSCDDLPISQYEKVLNKACQNFVRTGQIDTDSLCNYPSILFGLETAILHFEKNRFSFFDTPFSRGEAGIPINGLIWMDTYENMLKQVEEKIETGFRCIKLKIGAIDFEKELEILRFIRKHFSSKEIELRVDANGAFSPKEAMTKLDRLAELDLHSIEQPIRAGQWEEMARLTASSPIPIALDEELIGHNTPEKKNKLLFLLRPQYIVLKPSLHGGIYGCSEWITEAQNWKTGWWITSALESNIGLNAIAQWCATLDNPLAQGLGTGGLFTNNIDMPLSVDNGQLVIDDGQWTIDN; from the coding sequence ATGATCCACATAGACATTTGTTCCAAAGAGTTGTTATTCAAGAAGCCAGCCACAACTTCGCGCGGGACATACACAAAACGGAAAAGCTGGTTCATCACCCTTTCTTCGGATGACAGACCTGGTCATAAGGGGATAGGCGAATGCGCCCCGCTCCCCTATCTGAGTTGCGACGATTTGCCCATATCGCAATATGAAAAGGTACTGAACAAAGCTTGCCAAAACTTTGTCCGTACAGGCCAGATCGACACGGATAGCCTGTGCAACTATCCTTCCATCTTGTTTGGGCTGGAAACAGCCATTCTACACTTTGAAAAGAATCGTTTCTCCTTCTTCGACACTCCCTTTTCGCGTGGCGAAGCAGGCATCCCGATCAATGGACTGATCTGGATGGACACTTACGAGAATATGTTGAAGCAGGTGGAAGAGAAGATCGAAACCGGCTTCCGTTGCATCAAGCTAAAAATTGGGGCAATCGACTTCGAGAAGGAATTGGAGATCCTGCGCTTCATCCGTAAACATTTTTCTTCCAAAGAAATTGAACTACGTGTCGATGCCAATGGTGCCTTTTCGCCTAAGGAAGCCATGACGAAACTGGACCGTCTGGCCGAACTGGACCTACACTCGATCGAACAGCCGATCCGCGCCGGACAATGGGAAGAGATGGCCCGCCTGACCGCCTCCTCCCCGATTCCCATCGCCCTCGACGAGGAGCTGATCGGCCACAACACACCGGAAAAGAAAAACAAACTACTCTTCCTCCTCCGGCCGCAATACATTGTCTTGAAGCCATCCCTTCACGGAGGCATATACGGCTGTAGCGAATGGATCACGGAAGCGCAAAACTGGAAGACTGGCTGGTGGATCACGTCGGCTTTGGAATCGAACATTGGCCTGAATGCCATCGCCCAATGGTGCGCAACGCTGGACAATCCGCTCGCGCAAGGATTAGGAACCGGCGGCCTCTTCACCAATAACATAGATATGCCATTGTCAGTTGACAATGGACAATTAGTAATTGACGATGGACAATGGACAATTGATAATTAA
- the menB gene encoding 1,4-dihydroxy-2-naphthoyl-CoA synthase translates to METKREWTTIKEYEEILFDFYNGIARITINRERYRNAFTPTTTTEMSDALYICRERPDINVVVLTGAGDTAFCAGGDMNVKGHGGYIGKDGVARLNVLDVQKQIRSIPKPVIAAVNGFAIGGGHVLHVVCDLTIASENAIFGQTGPRVGSFDAGFGSSYLARIVGQKKAREIWFLCRKYNAQEALNMGLVNKVVPLDQLEDEYVGWAEEMMLLSPLALRMIKAGLNAELDGQAGIQELAGDATMLYYMTDEAQEGGKAFLEKRRPRFEDYPKFP, encoded by the coding sequence ATGGAAACAAAAAGAGAATGGACAACCATCAAAGAATATGAAGAAATCCTGTTCGATTTCTACAACGGGATTGCCCGCATCACCATCAACCGCGAACGCTATCGCAACGCTTTCACACCGACGACTACGACGGAAATGAGCGATGCTCTCTATATCTGCCGCGAACGTCCAGATATCAATGTCGTCGTGCTGACAGGAGCCGGAGACACGGCTTTCTGTGCCGGAGGAGACATGAACGTGAAAGGTCATGGCGGTTACATCGGCAAAGATGGTGTAGCGCGGTTAAATGTACTCGATGTACAAAAGCAAATCCGTTCTATTCCCAAGCCGGTGATTGCTGCCGTAAACGGTTTTGCGATCGGGGGCGGACATGTGTTGCATGTGGTCTGTGATCTGACGATTGCTTCTGAAAATGCGATATTCGGACAGACAGGTCCTCGAGTGGGAAGTTTCGACGCTGGGTTCGGTTCATCCTATTTAGCTCGTATCGTCGGCCAGAAGAAAGCGCGTGAGATTTGGTTCCTCTGCCGCAAGTACAATGCGCAGGAGGCACTCAACATGGGCCTCGTGAACAAGGTCGTACCTTTGGATCAACTTGAAGACGAATATGTCGGATGGGCCGAGGAAATGATGTTGCTCAGTCCGCTCGCCCTCCGCATGATCAAGGCCGGCCTAAACGCCGAACTGGACGGTCAGGCCGGCATCCAGGAACTGGCAGGCGACGCCACCATGCTCTACTATATGACCGACGAAGCTCAGGAAGGCGGTAAAGCTTTCCTCGAAAAACGCCGTCCCCGTTTCGAAGATTATCCAAAATTTCCTTAA
- the menD gene encoding 2-succinyl-5-enolpyruvyl-6-hydroxy-3-cyclohexene-1-carboxylic-acid synthase produces the protein MYSDKKNILQLVALLIEHNVKKIVLCPGSRNSPIVHTIANHPFFSCYPVTDERSAAFFAIGLALHGGSPAAVCCTSGSALLNIHPAVSEAFYQQVPLVVISADRPGAWIGQMDGQTLPQPGVFGQLVKKSVNLPEIHTDEDEWHCNRLINEALLELNHHGKGPVHINVPISEPLFRFTTEELPKVRVITRYQGLNIYDREYTGLIERLNNYNRRMIVAGQMSLIYLFEKKYSKLLYKHFAWLTEHTGNKTVPGIPVKNFDAALYALPEEKLEKMVPDLLITYGGHIVSKRLKQFLRKHPPREHWHVSLDGEITDLYGSLTTVIEMDPFEFLEKIAYLLENRTTEFPRIWENNTRDLPQPEFGYSEMAAIGALVKSLPTPAALHLGNSSAVRYAQLYTLPEDVEVCCNRGTSGIEGSLSTAIGYSVCSDKLNFVVIGDLSFFYDMNALWNTNFGCNLRILLLNNGGGEIFQALPGLKMEDKTQRFVTATHKTSARGWAEERGFSYLPVHNDEELTDAMAVFTQSAPHNQPMLMEVFTNAAEDVRQLKEYYHRLKNNS, from the coding sequence ATGTACTCAGATAAGAAAAACATCCTGCAGCTCGTAGCCCTGCTCATCGAGCATAACGTCAAGAAAATCGTTTTGTGTCCCGGTAGCCGCAATTCCCCTATCGTACATACGATTGCCAACCACCCGTTCTTCTCCTGTTATCCGGTAACAGACGAACGGAGTGCGGCTTTCTTCGCGATCGGACTGGCATTACATGGCGGTAGCCCGGCTGCTGTCTGCTGCACATCGGGCAGTGCATTGCTTAATATTCATCCTGCCGTATCGGAAGCTTTCTATCAGCAAGTGCCATTGGTCGTCATCTCGGCAGACCGTCCCGGAGCCTGGATCGGGCAGATGGACGGACAGACGCTTCCACAACCCGGCGTATTCGGGCAGCTTGTCAAAAAATCCGTCAACCTGCCGGAGATACATACTGACGAAGACGAATGGCATTGCAACCGTCTTATCAACGAAGCTCTGCTCGAACTGAACCATCATGGGAAAGGACCGGTACATATCAATGTGCCGATCTCGGAACCGTTGTTCCGCTTCACCACAGAGGAATTGCCCAAGGTGCGCGTCATCACCCGCTACCAAGGATTAAATATCTACGACCGTGAATATACCGGACTGATCGAACGGCTGAACAACTACAACCGTCGCATGATCGTTGCCGGTCAGATGAGCCTGATCTATCTTTTTGAAAAGAAATATTCAAAACTGCTATACAAGCATTTCGCCTGGCTTACCGAACATACGGGAAACAAGACCGTTCCCGGCATCCCGGTAAAGAATTTCGATGCCGCCCTTTACGCCCTGCCGGAAGAAAAGTTAGAGAAAATGGTTCCTGACCTGCTGATCACTTACGGCGGACATATCGTGTCGAAACGTCTCAAACAATTTCTCCGCAAGCATCCGCCCCGCGAACACTGGCATGTTTCACTTGATGGAGAAATAACGGATCTTTACGGTTCCTTGACAACCGTTATCGAGATGGACCCGTTCGAATTCCTTGAAAAGATCGCTTATCTGCTGGAAAACCGGACAACGGAATTTCCACGCATTTGGGAGAATAACACCCGCGACTTGCCGCAACCGGAATTCGGCTATTCGGAAATGGCAGCCATCGGAGCTTTGGTCAAATCGCTCCCAACACCTGCGGCTTTGCATTTAGGTAACAGTTCGGCCGTACGTTACGCCCAGTTATACACACTCCCCGAAGATGTCGAAGTCTGCTGCAACCGGGGGACGAGCGGTATAGAAGGATCGCTTTCGACTGCCATCGGTTACTCCGTTTGTTCGGACAAACTGAATTTTGTGGTAATCGGCGACCTGAGTTTCTTTTATGACATGAACGCACTTTGGAACACCAATTTTGGTTGTAATCTGCGCATCCTTCTGCTCAATAACGGAGGCGGTGAAATATTTCAAGCACTCCCCGGACTGAAAATGGAAGATAAGACACAGCGTTTCGTGACAGCCACACACAAAACGTCCGCCAGAGGATGGGCCGAAGAACGGGGATTCTCCTACCTTCCCGTCCATAACGACGAAGAACTGACGGATGCGATGGCTGTTTTCACCCAATCCGCTCCTCATAACCAGCCAATGCTGATGGAAGTATTCACGAATGCGGCTGAAGATGTACGGCAACTCAAAGAGTATTACCACCGACTAAAAAACAACTCATAA
- a CDS encoding TIM-barrel domain-containing protein: protein MKRLMANRKQKKAILIALAAPLMFSPAPLMAATGTSEPVVAIAQQAQTIVSVQRINPTTVDVVFSNNQRMTFDFYGDNIFRMFQDTNGGILRDPEAKPEARILVDNPRRPVSQLDIQDENGQVTITTGKVKLQLDKSTALLKVTNLATNTVAFEETRPVAYEKGKTILTLKENPDEYFYGGGVQNGRFSHKGKAIAIENQNSWTDGGVASPTPYYWSTNGYGFMWYTFKQGKYDFGAAEKGTVKLSHDTDYLDAFYMVNDGPVALLNDFYQLTGNPVLLPKFGFYQGHLNAYNRDYWVEDEKGILFEDGKRYKESQKDNGGIKESLNGEKNNYQFSARAVIDRYKNHDMPLGWLLPNDGYGAGYGQAETLDGNIQNLKNLTEYAHKNGVEIGLWTQSDLHPKDSISALLQRDIVKEVRDAGVRVLKTDVAWVGWGYSFGLNGVADVGHIMPYYGNDARPFIISLDGWAGTQRYAGIWSGDQTGGQWEYIRFHIPTYIGSGLSGQPNITSDMDGIFGGKNLAMNTRDFQWKTWTPMELNMDGWGSNEKYPHALGEPATSINRWYLKMKSCLMPYAYSIAREAVDGKPMIRAMFLEDPNPYTHGKATQYQFMYGPYFLVAPIYQETQMDDKGNDIRDGIYLPEGEWFDYFTGEKYTGGCVVNNFASPLWKLPVFVKAGAIIPMTNPNNNVAEIDKSLRIYELYPSGYSEFIEYDDDGRTQAYLNGAGTWTKIEMENDQPSVYVQIGNKTVVNTNRKNKPGKISITIHPTTGDFDGFVKEKATELRINLSEMPKKITAKVGSSKVKLVAARSMDEYLNGTNVYFYDATPNLNKFATKGSEFEKVTITKNPQLLVKLAPTDIIMNETVVTIDGYQFDMPDTHRISTGSLTAPVAQVTDGNTEAYTLKPTWDKVSGADFYEIEFNGMLYTQIKNTELLFDNLSAETDYSFKIRSVNKDGHSDWSTFSVKTKSNPLEFAIKGIRGEVTAEEQEGFEIFRLFDFAELGDMFHTKYRKNAMPFDMIIDLRTINQLDKFHYLSRQDGGNGTILAGNVAYSMDKENWTAVDSFRWERNGDVKIFTFKNQPKARYIKLHITEGVGNYASGRELYVFKVPGTESYLPGDINNDKKIDANDLTSYMNYTGLRRGDSDFDYVSAGDINQNGLIDAYDISVVTTQLEDGIENPGTDRVAGTLSLSTPKQTYNAGETVEITVKGDSIKAVNALSFALPYDQQDYDFAGIEPANLGAMENLTYDRLHTSGQKALYPTFVNLGDKKALEGSEDLFTIKLKAKRKVKFNLKAVDGILVDKNLNMQKF from the coding sequence ATGAAACGCTTAATGGCTAATCGTAAACAGAAAAAAGCGATCCTGATCGCTCTTGCTGCGCCATTGATGTTTTCCCCTGCCCCTTTAATGGCTGCGACCGGAACCTCCGAGCCTGTAGTTGCTATCGCCCAGCAGGCGCAAACGATCGTCAGTGTGCAGCGGATCAACCCGACTACGGTCGACGTTGTATTTTCCAACAATCAGCGGATGACATTCGATTTCTACGGAGATAATATTTTCCGTATGTTCCAAGACACAAACGGCGGTATTCTTCGTGATCCGGAGGCTAAACCGGAGGCCCGGATTCTGGTGGACAATCCTCGCCGTCCAGTTTCCCAACTGGACATACAGGACGAAAACGGGCAAGTGACCATCACGACCGGAAAAGTCAAACTCCAGTTGGACAAATCAACAGCTTTATTGAAAGTTACTAATCTTGCCACAAACACAGTCGCTTTCGAGGAGACTCGACCTGTAGCTTACGAAAAAGGGAAAACAATCCTGACGTTGAAAGAAAATCCTGATGAATATTTTTATGGCGGCGGCGTACAGAACGGTCGCTTCTCCCATAAAGGGAAAGCCATAGCCATCGAAAACCAAAACAGTTGGACAGACGGTGGGGTAGCCTCACCGACACCCTATTATTGGTCCACAAACGGATATGGCTTTATGTGGTATACTTTCAAACAGGGGAAATATGATTTCGGCGCTGCAGAAAAGGGAACGGTAAAACTATCTCACGATACAGATTATCTGGATGCTTTCTACATGGTCAACGACGGCCCTGTCGCCCTGTTGAACGATTTCTACCAGCTGACCGGTAATCCGGTGCTGCTGCCCAAGTTCGGATTCTACCAGGGACATCTGAACGCTTACAACCGCGACTATTGGGTAGAAGACGAAAAGGGTATCCTTTTTGAAGATGGCAAACGCTACAAGGAAAGCCAGAAAGATAATGGCGGTATCAAAGAATCGCTAAACGGAGAAAAGAACAACTACCAGTTCTCCGCCCGCGCTGTGATCGACCGTTACAAGAACCATGATATGCCGTTAGGCTGGTTGTTACCGAACGACGGCTACGGAGCCGGCTACGGGCAGGCCGAAACATTGGACGGCAACATCCAAAACTTAAAAAACCTCACTGAATACGCTCATAAAAACGGTGTCGAGATCGGCCTTTGGACACAATCCGACCTGCATCCGAAAGACAGTATCAGCGCCTTGTTGCAGCGTGACATCGTAAAGGAGGTGCGTGATGCCGGTGTACGGGTTCTGAAAACAGACGTGGCATGGGTCGGCTGGGGCTACTCGTTCGGCCTGAATGGTGTGGCTGACGTCGGACATATCATGCCGTATTACGGAAACGACGCACGTCCATTCATTATCTCTCTCGACGGCTGGGCTGGAACGCAACGTTATGCCGGTATCTGGTCGGGTGACCAAACGGGTGGACAATGGGAATATATCCGTTTCCATATCCCGACTTATATCGGTTCGGGACTTTCCGGACAACCGAACATCACATCCGACATGGACGGTATCTTCGGTGGCAAGAATTTGGCAATGAATACCCGCGATTTCCAGTGGAAGACCTGGACACCGATGGAGCTGAACATGGACGGCTGGGGATCAAATGAAAAATATCCGCATGCTTTGGGCGAACCGGCCACTTCCATCAACCGCTGGTATCTGAAGATGAAATCCTGTCTGATGCCGTATGCCTATAGCATCGCCCGTGAAGCGGTAGACGGAAAACCGATGATCCGTGCCATGTTTCTCGAAGATCCAAACCCGTACACGCATGGTAAGGCTACGCAATATCAGTTCATGTACGGTCCGTACTTCCTCGTCGCTCCGATCTATCAGGAGACGCAAATGGATGACAAGGGGAACGACATCCGCGACGGTATCTACCTGCCTGAAGGCGAATGGTTCGACTATTTCACCGGCGAGAAATACACGGGCGGCTGTGTGGTCAACAACTTCGCTTCTCCGCTTTGGAAACTTCCTGTATTCGTGAAAGCCGGTGCGATCATCCCGATGACGAACCCGAATAATAATGTAGCGGAAATCGATAAGAGTCTGCGTATATATGAACTTTACCCATCCGGATATAGTGAGTTCATCGAATATGACGATGACGGCAGAACGCAAGCGTATCTGAACGGAGCAGGCACATGGACAAAAATCGAGATGGAAAACGATCAGCCCTCCGTATACGTCCAGATTGGCAATAAAACAGTCGTCAACACAAACAGGAAAAACAAACCAGGAAAAATCTCAATCACCATCCATCCGACAACAGGCGATTTCGATGGCTTCGTGAAGGAGAAGGCAACCGAATTGCGCATCAATCTCTCGGAAATGCCGAAGAAGATCACCGCCAAAGTCGGTTCTTCCAAAGTGAAACTGGTAGCCGCCCGTTCGATGGACGAATACCTGAACGGCACAAACGTCTATTTCTACGATGCTACCCCGAACCTGAACAAATTCGCCACCAAAGGAAGCGAATTCGAAAAGGTAACGATCACCAAGAACCCGCAACTGTTGGTCAAACTGGCTCCGACAGATATCATCATGAACGAAACGGTCGTCACCATCGACGGATACCAATTCGATATGCCTGATACCCACCGCATTTCTACCGGATCGCTGACTGCTCCGGTTGCACAGGTGACAGACGGAAACACAGAAGCTTACACCTTAAAACCGACTTGGGATAAAGTTTCCGGCGCCGACTTCTACGAAATAGAATTTAACGGCATGCTCTATACACAGATCAAGAACACCGAACTGCTGTTCGACAACCTCTCAGCCGAAACAGACTATTCGTTCAAAATCCGTTCCGTCAACAAGGACGGTCATTCAGACTGGTCTACTTTCTCCGTCAAGACAAAATCCAACCCGCTCGAATTCGCCATCAAAGGTATCCGCGGAGAAGTGACAGCCGAAGAACAGGAAGGCTTTGAAATCTTCCGGCTGTTCGACTTTGCTGAATTGGGCGATATGTTCCATACGAAATACCGTAAGAACGCAATGCCGTTCGACATGATCATCGACTTACGCACCATCAACCAACTGGATAAGTTCCATTATCTGTCCCGCCAAGATGGAGGCAACGGTACGATCCTCGCCGGCAACGTGGCCTACAGCATGGATAAGGAAAACTGGACGGCAGTCGACTCGTTCCGCTGGGAACGCAATGGTGACGTGAAAATATTCACTTTCAAGAACCAGCCGAAAGCCCGCTACATCAAGTTGCATATTACGGAAGGTGTCGGAAACTACGCTTCCGGCCGCGAATTGTATGTATTCAAGGTTCCGGGAACGGAAAGCTATCTGCCGGGTGACATCAACAACGACAAGAAAATCGATGCAAACGACCTGACCTCGTACATGAACTATACGGGTCTGCGTCGCGGCGACAGCGATTTCGATTATGTCAGTGCAGGTGATATCAACCAGAACGGTCTGATCGATGCTTACGACATATCGGTTGTGACAACCCAATTGGAGGATGGCATCGAGAATCCGGGTACGGATCGTGTAGCCGGAACGCTCTCTCTATCCACACCGAAACAAACATACAACGCCGGAGAAACAGTCGAAATCACCGTTAAAGGTGATAGTATCAAAGCAGTCAACGCTTTGAGTTTCGCATTGCCTTACGATCAGCAGGACTATGATTTTGCAGGTATCGAACCGGCCAACCTCGGTGCGATGGAGAACCTGACATACGACCGCCTACACACCAGCGGCCAAAAGGCGCTCTATCCTACATTCGTCAATCTCGGAGACAAAAAGGCGCTCGAAGGCTCTGAAGATCTCTTCACCATCAAGCTGAAAGCGAAACGCAAAGTCAAATTCAATTTGAAAGCAGTCGACGGCATCCTGGTTGACAAGAACCTGAATATGCAGAAGTTCTGA